The Mesorhizobium sp. INR15 region CTGTTGCCGATATTGTAGACCCGGCTTGGCGGAACCTCGGCCATTGGCGGCTTGTCCAGAACGGCAACGATGGCGGCCACGATGTCGTCGATATAGGTGAAATCCCGCCACATCTCGCCATCGTTGAAGACACGGATCGGCTTGCCCTCCAGAATGGCCTTGGTGAACAGCCAATAGGCCATGTCGGGGCGTCCCCAGGGGCCGTAGACGGTGAAGAACCGCAGGCCGGTCTGCGGTATGCCGAAGAGATGAGCGTAGGTATGGCTCATCAACTCATCGCTTTTCTTGGTGGCGGCGTAGAGCGAAACGGGCCGGTCGACCTGATCGGTCTCGGCGAACGGGACTTTGCTGTTGCCGCCATAGACCGAGCTCGACGAAGCATAGACCAGATGTTCGAACGACGGCTCGGCCCGGCAAAACTCGAGCACCTCAAGATGGCCGACGATGTTGGACCGGATATAGGCCCTCGGGTTTTCCAGGGAATAACGCACCCCTGCCTGGGCAGCTAGGTGAACAATCCTGGTTATGCCCTTCCCGGCCAGAGCTGCCGGCAGCGCGCCCTCTTCCGCGATATCCAGCTGATGGAAAGAGAAATCCTTGTACGGGCGAAGGCGGGCAAGCCGGCCCTCTTTCAAGGCCTGGTCGTAATAGTCATTCAGATTGTCGACACCGATAACTGCCTCTCCCCGGCTCAGGAGGTGGAGGCAGACGTGGCTTCCGATGAACCCGGCGGCTCCGGTGACGAGTATAGGCAAAAGGCTCTCCAAAACACGACGGTCAGCCAACGACCTGACTGCTTTCAACCCAAGCTATAGTCGAAACCGGAAACGGAGACCATCGGCGGCGCTGCAACCACCAATGACATGCGGCCGCCGCGTCAGCTTGCCTCGCGCATCGCCTCGGCGGCCTGAAGGTCGACGGAGACCAGCTGGCTGACACCCTGCTCGGCCATGGTGACGCCGAACAGCCGGTTCATGCGCGCCATGGTGATCGGATTGTGAGTGATGATGACGAAGCGTGTTTCGGTGGTGGCTGCCATTTCGTCCATGAGATTGCAGAACCGCTCGACATTGTGGTCGTCGAGCGGCGCGTCAACCTCGTCCAGCACGCAGATCGGCGCCGGATTGGTCAGGAACACGGCGAAGATCAGTGACATCGCCGTCAACGCCTGCTCGCCACCCGACAGCAGCGTCATGGTCTGCGGCTTCTTGCCGGGCGGACGGGCGAGGATTTCCAGGCCGGCCTCGAGCGGATCATCGGATTCAATCAGCTGCAGTTCCGCAGTGCCGCCGCCGAACAAATGCGAGAACAGCCGCTGGAAATGGCCGTTGACCACTTCGAAGGCGGCGAGAAGCCGCTCGCGGCCTTCGCGGTTGAGGCTCTGGATCGCCTGGCGCAATTTGCGGATCGCCTCGATGATATCCTCGCGCTCGGAAACGATCGTCTCCAGCCGGTCTGAAAGCTCCTTCTGCTCTTCCTCGGCGCGCAGGTTGACGGCGCCTAGCCGCTCGCGCTCGATTTTCAACCGGTCAAGCTGGCGCTCGATCTCGGGCATCTCAGGCATCGGGCTGTCGGCTTCGAGGCCGGTGTGGCGGATGACCAGATGCGGCGGCGTGTTCAGCGTTTCCTGAATCCGCGCCTCGACCTCCAGCCGCCGCTCGTCGGCGGCGGTTAGCCGCTCTTC contains the following coding sequences:
- a CDS encoding NAD-dependent epimerase/dehydratase family protein: MPILVTGAAGFIGSHVCLHLLSRGEAVIGVDNLNDYYDQALKEGRLARLRPYKDFSFHQLDIAEEGALPAALAGKGITRIVHLAAQAGVRYSLENPRAYIRSNIVGHLEVLEFCRAEPSFEHLVYASSSSVYGGNSKVPFAETDQVDRPVSLYAATKKSDELMSHTYAHLFGIPQTGLRFFTVYGPWGRPDMAYWLFTKAILEGKPIRVFNDGEMWRDFTYIDDIVAAIVAVLDKPPMAEVPPSRVYNIGNSRPERLGDFIDILERLLGVKAIRQSEPMQSSDVERTYADMTALERDFGFKPTTSLEVGLGRFVDWYRSEWMAGSNTI